Proteins from a genomic interval of Onychostoma macrolepis isolate SWU-2019 chromosome 17, ASM1243209v1, whole genome shotgun sequence:
- the ccdc177 gene encoding coiled-coil domain-containing protein 177, translating into MVDPLEPDDQSKFRGAQFESPAAASEAPCLPEPGDDREKDVSVDSGPQTEPSTEPVLSPQEPCQQQNSQTEELKLHLDLYNFESPAAEGSRYVLTSPRSLEACARCGVKPVELLSRPLSDFAREAPGRSMRVATGMFEIYERDRHAKLRHCREERERIIREEKRRILQATLNNNDGPLASEKSEETVNAGLSQQTNHNLTNPALKITPTCSGAPKKQSTSTAPKSTTAGSGQVTTVSTSSSPPISKASPVNSAPTAKGASAKKSKSLEVESAGKLQGPKPSIIQRSIQSASGSQGSKKPSSAHTKAPNTFPRSISKPSSFPRTPTSLAPIVSKSAVQSPANGITSTFAQHNGHVISKSKARCRSHSLESLQRRRDTYCSSAASTTNTTTTTCTSSESASSSYSWDGARDHWAKTSSPRARTLATFNSLMGRSLSLGDLSHSPQTMQKVERIVKEVKRRGLKAVPERDRKIAALMLARYQEEDIMSQTRYVAHLQWDSERRIEELRREREEREKQRAVQQCQRAWQSQVSTRQRWLNQQEREVAEAKLRQALENEERWKELAEQQERSRLQKLQQAAREEKHKKALQEQNLKALEEERAAVLEQEKLLLKEKLTIAELKRQEREHQIQEERRGLNRAEKRRHAALIQEIARREVDEREEARRIAEEKLSRSLENYEQIQEKRGQELKEKAKREVKQIQKARRAAELREQQQKEQMEAKAREAERRAQQAAQVAEERAREKAQRAVQSRQEKERLQRLNRQRVEEEEKQRRLELLQSIERKLEKSEQIFREKRAVLESARSVARASFHVRDRVREETNMRTFDKMALEAQLNANLVEK; encoded by the coding sequence ATGGTGGACCCTTTGGAACCTGATGACCAGAGTAAATTCAGAGGGGCCCAGTTTGAAAGCCCTGCTGCAGCCTCTGAAGCACCATGCCTACCTGAGCCAGGTGATGATAGAGAGAAAGATGTTAGTGTGGATTCCGGCCCACAGACAGAGCCTAGTACTGAACCTGTACTGAGCCCTCAAGAACCATGCCAGCAGCAAAACAGTCAAACAGAAGAGTTAAAACTACATCTGGACCTTTACAATTTTGAATCACCAGCTGCAGAAGGCAGTCGTTATGTACTGACAAGCCCTCGCTCTCTCGAGGCATGCGCACGATGTGGAGTGAAacctgtggagcttctgtctcGTCCACTGTCTGATTTTGCCCGTGAGGCACCCGGCCGGAGTATGCGTGTCGCCACAGGAATGTTTGAGATATATGAGCGGGATAGACATGCTAAACTCCGACACtgcagagaggagagagagcggATTATCAGAGAGGAGAAGAGGCGAATTTTGCAGGCAactctgaacaataatgatggtCCTCTGGCTTCTGAGAAGTCAGAGGAAACTGTAAATGCTGGATTGTCTCAACAAACCAATCACAATTTAACAAATCCAGCCCTCAAAATAACACCTACTTGCAGTGGTGCACCCAAAAAACAATCTACATCAACTGCCCCTAAAAGCACGACAGCAGGGTCTGGACAGGTTACTACAGTGTCCACATCCAGCTCTCCTCCCATCTCAAAAGCCAGTCCAGTGAACTCTGCTCCTACTGCTAAAGGAGCTTCTGCAAAAAAGTCTAAGTCCCTTGAAGTAGAATCTGCAGGAAAACTTCAAGGTCCAAAACCTTCAATAATCCAACGATCGATTCAGTCAGCTTCAGGAAGTCAGGGCTCAAAAAAACCTTCCAGTGCTCATACAAAGGCTCCAAACACTTTCCCCAGATCAATATCAAAACCTTCTTCGTTTCCAAGGACACCAACCTCACTTGCCCCGATAGTATCAAAATCTGCTGTCCAAAGCCCTGCCAACGGCATTACAAGTACATTTGCACAGCATAACGGGCATGTCATCTCCAAATCAAAGGCTAGATGCAGAAGCCACTCACTGGAGTCTTTGCAACGCAGACGTGACACGTATTGTTCCTCTGCTGCTTCAACAACGAACACCACAACTACCACATGTACCTCCTCTGAATCTGCTTCCTCATCCTATAGCTGGGATGGGGCAAGAGATCACTGGGCTAAGACATCAAGCCCTCGTGCCCGCACTTTAGCTACCTTTAACTCCCTGATGGGTCGCAGTTTGAGCTTGGGAGACCTTAGCCATTCTCCACAGACTATGCAAAAAGTGGAGCGCATTGTGAAAGAGGTGAAACGACGAGGACTTAAAGCTGTTCCAGAGCGTGACCGAAAGATTGCTGCACTAATGCTAGCCAGGTACCAAGAGGAGGACATAATGAGCCAGACACGCTACGTAGCACACCTGCAATGGGACAGTGAGCGGCGAATAGAGGAGCTGCGACGGGAACGTGAAGAGCGGGAGAAACAGAGGGCCGTGCAGCAGTGCCAACGTGCATGGCAGTCACAAGTTTCAACCCGGCAGCGCTGGCTTAACCAACAGGAGCGTGAGGTTGCAGAAGCAAAACTTCGCCAAGCATTGGAAAATGAGGAGCGTTGGAAGGAATTGGCTGAACAACAAGAACGTAGCCGGTTGCAGAAACTGCAACAGGCCGCTCGTGAGGAGAAACACAAGAAGGCGTTACAAGAGCAGAACCTTAAAGCTCTGGAAGAGGAGCGAGCTGCCGTCCTTGAGCAAGAGAAACTGCTCCTAAAGGAGAAACTGACCATCGCCGAGCTGAAGCGTCAGGAGCGAGAGCACCAAATTCAAGAGGAGCGTCGTGGACTCAACCGTGCCGAGAAGAGGCGCCATGCAGCTCTTATCCAAGAGATTGCACGTCGTGAAGTGGACGAGCGTGAAGAAGCACGGAGAATAGCTGAAGAGAAGCTAAGTAGGTCTTTGGAGAACTATGAGCAGATACAAGAAAAGCGTGGGCAAGAGTTGAAGGAGAAAGCTAAGCGAGAAGTGAAGCAGATCCAGAAAGCAAGACGCGCCGCTGAGCTACGTGAGCAACAGCAGAAGGAACAAATGGAGGCAAAGGCTAGGGAAGCCGAAAGACGAGCACAACAAGCCGCTCAAGTAGCTGAAGAGCGGGCACGGGAGAAGGCCCAACGTGCGGTGCAAAGCAGGCAGGAAAAAGAACGACTCCAAAGGCTTAACCGTCAACGCGTAGAAGAGGAGGAGAAACAGCGCCGCCTAGAATTGTTGCAGTCCATTGAGCGCAAACTGGAAAAAAGTGAACAGATTTTCAGAGAAAAACGTGCTGTGTTGGAAAGTGCTCGATCCGTGGCCCGTGCATCTTTCCACGTGCGGGATCGTGTTCGTGAAGAGACAAACATGCGCACCTTTGACAAGATGGCCCTGGAGGCTCAGTTAAATGCAAATTTAGTTGAGAAGTGA